The following proteins are co-located in the Piscirickettsia litoralis genome:
- a CDS encoding coiled-coil domain-containing protein: MAAGYAAMVKLSQITNEMVKLSRAMYAHIRAETAATAAPFSLTSSLTTKTILERFYLVMEQLKKEADRIYNEEASPLIMHLEHNRRKSRKTQPAYDMATDVKTAKEGLDEAYRSVQKYRKMSEFQQARARSEQTVEKMNQQVDEVAKKYPFIDEGALPEFKYSRNPNYDGINRDLSGKLQDLADRYNAEEFKALAMQMFADLLTDEDSRLQFNVRSSDDLVRLRGIAEEFIPRVAQELSTKRPQSTNPFDLPVVGPGDQERESSAAVSAGDRDWIGEDNPEQHSDTRHHAEDFLRTARLYAAQVEETQQGSVTVSQLLEELNRVKEENHQYRVAARANEVTVEGLQRKAAAHVAKAEDLQERIDELEAKVAAISESLDASQAELEAARISHETSSGTVAENFEKLKQMVIGRSQKIEKDNASIVDELYELARSVPDQAKFDKFSQRMVQLHKEQVDFLDFLKKELEKAAEHHKHNSEEVTGLIAKASVQVDLANARLREVQEKLDDMREQVVTLTRDLEDARATIRDLQAQIAAMNPPPPSQDQSQEATSKESHLTFRAKGGSSVEVDSVLTDPIDNITRTRNLIKIIETTLKEVEAKEGSENKRKYLRDLVDQLKAHNKTKMSDDQFKKYLKSALGIACQNRSGRGRKKETNTGHKMIELINNEEKYPNIRTVIPGTGKIDFKNDILKGFLKIEAKYLESSRIESANLRSGNDKGNLFYAEFAAADQPSSGHAREASL, encoded by the coding sequence ATGGCTGCTGGCTATGCAGCCATGGTGAAATTGTCTCAAATTACAAATGAAATGGTTAAGCTATCCCGTGCAATGTACGCACATATACGTGCAGAAACAGCAGCGACTGCAGCACCATTTTCCCTTACGAGTTCTCTAACAACAAAAACAATATTAGAAAGATTCTATCTAGTAATGGAGCAACTTAAAAAAGAAGCTGATCGAATATATAATGAAGAAGCTTCGCCTCTAATCATGCACCTTGAACACAATAGAAGAAAAAGTCGTAAGACGCAACCAGCCTATGATATGGCCACTGATGTCAAGACAGCTAAAGAAGGTTTAGACGAAGCGTATCGTAGTGTTCAAAAGTATAGAAAAATGAGTGAGTTTCAACAAGCGCGTGCTAGGTCAGAACAGACTGTTGAAAAAATGAATCAACAAGTTGATGAGGTTGCTAAAAAATACCCCTTTATTGATGAAGGCGCACTGCCTGAGTTCAAATACAGCAGAAATCCAAATTATGACGGAATAAATAGAGATTTATCAGGAAAACTACAAGACTTGGCAGACCGCTACAATGCCGAAGAGTTTAAAGCACTCGCAATGCAGATGTTTGCGGATTTACTCACTGATGAAGATTCAAGACTCCAATTTAATGTCCGTAGTAGTGATGACTTAGTACGATTACGAGGTATTGCAGAAGAGTTTATTCCACGAGTTGCACAGGAATTATCAACAAAGAGACCACAATCTACAAACCCTTTCGATCTCCCGGTTGTAGGTCCAGGTGATCAGGAACGTGAATCTTCTGCGGCTGTTTCTGCAGGTGACAGAGATTGGATAGGAGAAGATAACCCTGAACAGCATTCTGACACAAGGCATCATGCAGAGGATTTTTTGAGAACAGCCAGACTCTATGCCGCGCAAGTAGAAGAAACTCAACAAGGAAGTGTAACAGTCTCACAACTACTAGAGGAATTAAATAGAGTAAAAGAAGAAAATCATCAATATAGAGTCGCTGCAAGAGCCAACGAAGTAACAGTTGAGGGACTTCAACGGAAAGCAGCTGCTCATGTAGCTAAGGCTGAAGACCTACAAGAAAGGATTGATGAATTAGAAGCAAAAGTTGCTGCAATCAGTGAAAGTCTAGATGCCTCTCAAGCCGAACTAGAAGCGGCAAGAATATCTCATGAGACATCAAGTGGCACAGTAGCTGAAAACTTTGAAAAACTCAAACAGATGGTGATCGGCCGGTCTCAGAAAATAGAAAAAGACAATGCCTCTATTGTTGATGAATTATATGAGCTAGCACGAAGTGTTCCAGATCAAGCAAAATTTGACAAGTTCTCTCAGAGAATGGTCCAGCTCCACAAAGAACAAGTAGATTTTTTAGATTTCCTTAAAAAGGAGCTTGAGAAAGCAGCAGAACATCATAAACACAATTCGGAAGAAGTAACAGGTCTTATCGCAAAAGCTTCAGTCCAGGTTGATTTGGCCAATGCAAGGCTAAGAGAAGTTCAAGAAAAATTAGATGACATGCGTGAACAGGTTGTAACGCTAACTCGTGACTTAGAGGATGCACGCGCAACCATTAGAGACTTGCAAGCTCAAATTGCTGCTATGAACCCACCCCCACCCTCTCAAGATCAATCTCAGGAGGCAACAAGTAAAGAAAGCCACCTAACCTTTCGAGCCAAAGGAGGTAGCTCTGTCGAAGTAGATAGTGTTCTAACAGACCCCATCGATAACATAACAAGAACCAGGAACCTTATTAAAATTATAGAAACTACTCTGAAAGAAGTAGAAGCTAAAGAAGGCTCTGAAAATAAAAGAAAATATCTGAGGGATCTAGTAGATCAACTAAAAGCCCACAACAAGACAAAAATGAGTGACGACCAATTCAAAAAGTATTTGAAATCAGCCCTAGGAATAGCCTGTCAAAATAGAAGTGGGAGAGGGCGGAAGAAAGAAACTAATACCGGCCATAAAATGATAGAACTTATAAATAATGAAGAAAAATACCCAAATATTCGAACAGTTATTCCAGGGACAGGAAAAATCGATTTTAAAAATGATATTCTAAAAGGCTTTTTAAAGATAGAGGCTAAATACTTAGAATCAAGCCGGATCGAAAGCGCAAACCTAAGAAGCGGTAATGATAAAGGCAATCTCTTTTATGCTGAATTTGCGGCAGCTGATCAGCCGTCATCTGGCCATGCTCGAGAAGCATCTCTTTAG